Below is a window of Flavobacterium sp. CFS9 DNA.
TATACCGCTTACATTTATTACCGAAAACTGCTTCAGAAGCTTAAGAACACTCCTTATTACGAAATTGGAAATTCGAGAATCAGAGTTTCTAATTATACCAAAGCCGGACTTTTAGCACAGTCTTTTGTAACCTACAAATTAAAGTTAGTTTAAAATCAATTTCTAATACAGCGAAAATTAACTTTTACAAGCTAAAACATAAATTCAAAACATACAAAATGATTTCTTTTTTAATTTTTTTAGGTGTTTTTTTATTCATGGAATGTGTTACCTGGTTTACACACAAGTACATCATGCACGGGCTGATGTGGTATTTTCATGCGGATCACCACCAACCCAAATACGAAAACACTTTTGAACGCAACGATATTTTCTTTGTCCTATTTGCCATCCCCAGCATTATTCTATTTTATTTTGGTGTTGAGGGCGGATTCAACTACT
It encodes the following:
- a CDS encoding carotene hydroxylase; the protein is MISFLIFLGVFLFMECVTWFTHKYIMHGLMWYFHADHHQPKYENTFERNDIFFVLFAIPSIILFYFGVEGGFNYLFFIACGVTLYGACYFLIHDVLIHQRFKWFKNTKNKYLIGLRKAHKIHHKHLGKEDGECFGMLFVPFKYYKI